The nucleotide sequence catgtggaaagTGTCatgcggtggttaaatttctagaaggccagatGTAAGAAGCGGAAGTCAAGTAGTTTTTTCAACACCTAACTTAAGTGGTTTTTTTTTAACTAAGTATTTATAGACCATGCCTATCATCTATAGTTTATTGTTTGCAACCGATCTTTGATGATCTAATGACCCATTTGCCcataatccccccccccccactcccCTATTCTTATTCAAAACTTTGACTAAATTTTTGAAGATGagtttcaaatttgaaaaagtaATTTTTATCTCTTTTCCTAGTAAATAATATTCGCTTATAAAATTGtgatattttttcaagtgaaatataTATCCAAAcacaatttaatttttaaatatattttttaatttaactttaaaaattacTTTTTCAAATCTCACATTTTTTTATGCCCAAACATAGATATTTATCTATGTTGTTAAAAGAGTGAACGAGTTGGACTAGCAGggttaaaccttcaaattttcgaTCTCAATTTGGAGAACGGTTTTTAATCTTCTGAATTGAACTTAACATAACtagaaactatatatatatatatatatatatatatatatatatatatatatatatatatatatatatatatatatgaaagttagtgtctaagaaaatattttaactCTCCTAACAATAATAATGTCAAAAGATATGCCAAGGATAAAATCTACAAATACTGGCTTTTGCCTGATCATTTCGTCTTGTGTGCCAccagaaaaaacaaacaaaacaggCCGGTCCTGAAATTTCCAGCCAACTCCTTAATTTTTAATACCAAGGAGGAAATCACACAATTTTTTAATGTTCATTTTCTGCTAAATTAACTTGGCAATAGCATATTGCTGTGACTCCATACACAAATAGATAGCTAGACAAAAGACCATTTTCCTTTCATAAGATTAATTGATACATAATGGATACAGAAATGatctagaaaaaaaaaaaaataggccaCAATTCTATTGTGTTTTGGTCCTAATCTGGTGCATCCTAAAGTTTGTTTCTTCAAAATAAATACAACTTAAATTCTGTAATGTTCTTAGTGTATCCTATTGATGTTTGTTGAAGCCATTTCTGCCTCAGTTGCCTCTGCTTGCTCTCTGAACTTCTTGTATATATCACCCTTGTAAAAATTCCTAGTTCTTGCAACCAAAGTCATCGAGGCTAGAGCGCCAAAAAACGCGACACTAGCCAAGATTACAAAAGCCTGTCGATAACATTGGTTACCAATACAAGTCAACTCTTTAACAGATGATCTAGTCAATCCCTTTTTGGCGAGCTCCTTCAACGCCTGTCTATCATAAAGTGGTCCAGTGACTTTCACATTAAGTATATATGAGCCAAGAGGGCTAGCCAATTGTCCACAATTGAACAATGTGGAGTAATACTTCAATCCAAAAAGTTCAGAAATAATTGAGAAGAGTAAAGGCAACTGTGCACCAAATGAGAAGCCGATGATCACAGACGCCACATAGACTGATCCGGGGAAGGGGAACGCAATAAGGAGAAGGCCAATGCAGGATAACAAAAGGACTAATGTCATCATAAGTGGCCTAGGGAATTTGTACTTAACAAGAAGAGTCTCAGAAACAAATCCTGAGAAAATTCTCCCAAAAAAATTCCATATACTAAGAAGTGACACAAAGGATTTAATGGTTGTTGTTGGATATCCTAAAGATTCACCAATTTGACCCAAGTTATCGACAGCAGTAAGGCTCGTTCCAAGTCCACAGAACGTAGCAAGAAACAGAATTAACATATCAGTACTTAAAAGTGCTTGTAATATGCTATAATCTTCACCTCTTTCTGGCTTATTGAAGAAAATATCAGTGAACCAAACGCACTTAGAGTTAGTATCGTCTTTCTTGATTTCTAAGGTTGTAGAATTATCTTCTTTCTCTAGTACTACTTTTGGATCCTCAGTCGCTATTCGTGGAGGATCAATGGGCAAGTTCTTTCGACGAAAGACATCTAACTCTTCTCTAATGAAAACCAAAAGAGGAAGAAATAACAAAGCACAAGCCACAGTAGCAGTTCCAACATAAGCAGCATGTGAAAATGCAACTGCTTTGTCAACCAATGTCATGACCATAAGAAACAATGCTAATACAATTGCTATAGCCAAACAATAGTAGAAAACTCTCAGCTGATTCGGCTGCTT is from Nicotiana tabacum cultivar K326 chromosome 18, ASM71507v2, whole genome shotgun sequence and encodes:
- the LOC107772646 gene encoding protein NUCLEAR FUSION DEFECTIVE 4, with the translated sequence MEPGLRFGRPQRGDMVELPMGNGHEIFQFANHVARGRWFSLFASFLIMAGAGATYLFGTYSKEIKASLGYDQTTLNLLGFFKDLGANVGVFSGLIAEVTPTWFVLLVGAAMNFTGYFMIWLSVVGKIPKPKVWHMCICICLGANSQNFANTGALVTSVRNFPESRGNMIGLLKGFTGLSGAIMTQLYLAVYGNDSKSLILLIAWLPAAVSVIFVYTIREMRVVKQPNQLRVFYYCLAIAIVLALFLMVMTLVDKAVAFSHAAYVGTATVACALLFLPLLVFIREELDVFRRKNLPIDPPRIATEDPKVVLEKEDNSTTLEIKKDDTNSKCVWFTDIFFNKPERGEDYSILQALLSTDMLILFLATFCGLGTSLTAVDNLGQIGESLGYPTTTIKSFVSLLSIWNFFGRIFSGFVSETLLVKYKFPRPLMMTLVLLLSCIGLLLIAFPFPGSVYVASVIIGFSFGAQLPLLFSIISELFGLKYYSTLFNCGQLASPLGSYILNVKVTGPLYDRQALKELAKKGLTRSSVKELTCIGNQCYRQAFVILASVAFFGALASMTLVARTRNFYKGDIYKKFREQAEATEAEMASTNINRIH